From one Luteolibacter sp. SL250 genomic stretch:
- a CDS encoding DUF1501 domain-containing protein, which yields MNPFSCNQFSSPYSRRDALKTFGLGFGGLALSSLFGETARAAVTAAGPGIGAGNPLAPRAPHFVGKAKRVIFLFMHGGPSSVDTFDHKPALEKHDGQTAPNLPKITFAAANGRDGSKLWKSPWKFSPRGESGHMVSELFPHLGGHVDEMCFLHSCHGTALDHGAAVLRMSTGTEAFVRPSLGSWMLYGLGSENQDLPGFITIAPSDTHGGVRNYGSAFLPAAYQGTALGSAASKADEAKFRFLGKPGDALQRRQLDFLREINLNSGTPVDSELEARIGTYELAFRMQMAAPEVMDISKESAATRELYGIDDPVTAEFGKKCLLARRFAEAGVRFIQISTGAVWDQHGGLVKGHGDNARASDKPAAGLLKDLKQRGLLDDTLVIWGGEFGRTPTREGGDGRDHNPHGYTMWLAGGGVKPGRVGATDELGYYAVENKIHLHDLHATLLALMGLDHERLTYRYAGRDFRLTDVFGRVVKEVFA from the coding sequence ATGAACCCATTCTCCTGCAATCAATTCTCCAGCCCGTATTCGCGCCGCGACGCGCTGAAGACCTTCGGCCTGGGCTTCGGTGGACTCGCCCTGTCCAGTCTGTTCGGTGAGACGGCACGTGCTGCGGTGACGGCGGCAGGACCGGGGATCGGAGCAGGGAATCCGTTGGCTCCACGTGCGCCCCACTTCGTGGGAAAGGCGAAGCGGGTGATCTTCCTCTTCATGCATGGTGGCCCGTCGTCCGTGGATACGTTCGACCACAAGCCCGCGTTGGAAAAGCACGACGGCCAGACCGCCCCGAACCTGCCGAAGATCACTTTCGCGGCGGCCAATGGCCGGGATGGCTCGAAGCTGTGGAAGTCACCGTGGAAGTTCAGCCCTCGTGGTGAAAGCGGCCACATGGTCAGCGAGCTGTTCCCGCACCTCGGCGGGCACGTGGATGAGATGTGCTTCCTCCACTCCTGCCATGGTACCGCGCTGGACCATGGTGCGGCGGTGCTGAGGATGAGCACCGGCACGGAGGCCTTTGTCAGGCCCAGCCTGGGATCATGGATGCTCTACGGACTCGGTTCGGAAAACCAGGACCTGCCCGGGTTTATCACCATCGCCCCCAGTGACACGCACGGCGGCGTGAGGAACTATGGCTCCGCTTTCCTCCCGGCAGCCTATCAGGGAACCGCGCTCGGCTCCGCTGCTTCAAAGGCGGATGAGGCGAAGTTCAGATTCCTCGGCAAACCGGGCGACGCGCTGCAACGGCGGCAGCTCGATTTCCTCCGCGAGATCAATCTCAACTCAGGCACTCCGGTCGATTCGGAACTGGAGGCCCGCATCGGGACCTATGAGCTGGCGTTCCGCATGCAGATGGCCGCTCCGGAGGTCATGGACATTTCAAAGGAAAGCGCCGCCACGCGTGAACTGTATGGGATCGACGATCCGGTCACCGCTGAGTTCGGGAAGAAATGCCTCCTCGCACGGAGGTTCGCTGAGGCAGGCGTCCGTTTCATCCAGATCAGCACGGGAGCGGTCTGGGACCAGCATGGCGGCTTGGTGAAGGGGCATGGAGACAACGCGCGCGCGAGCGACAAGCCCGCTGCCGGTCTGTTGAAGGATCTCAAGCAACGCGGCCTGCTCGATGACACGCTGGTCATCTGGGGAGGGGAGTTCGGACGCACTCCGACCCGTGAGGGCGGGGATGGCCGTGACCACAATCCCCACGGCTACACCATGTGGCTGGCGGGTGGGGGAGTGAAGCCAGGCCGTGTGGGGGCGACGGATGAGCTGGGCTACTATGCGGTGGAGAACAAGATCCACCTGCATGACCTGCATGCCACCCTGCTCGCCCTCATGGGGCTGGACCATGAACGCTTGACTTACCGCTATGCGGGCCGTGACTTCAGGCTCACGGATGTTTTCGGACGCGTGGTGAAAGAGGTCTTCGCATGA
- a CDS encoding MFS transporter, translating into MKGRIPIRWVIAVMLLLLSVLNYVDRQALSILATTIQKELHLSDSDYARVGQAFLLCYTISYFFAGRVVDRLGARASETIFVTWWSVANMLTALSSGFLSMVGFRSLLGIGEPGHYAVSAKVVGAWFPPKEKGVAAGMYMMGGTLGAAIAAPLVAWLALQYGWRSAFIVTGMMGLVVAPLWYYFYRSPASHRWVGEKEKELLTSHGLMETAKAKAPPLPFGTIILWKPLWLVMGVRMLTDPIWYFYLVWFAKYLQEKRGMTLGEVGGTLWIVFVAADIGCLAAGFASGYFIRKGISPVNARLRVICATALVMGLSFVIPLLPGAGWAIAFASLFAGCVMMFMASCVTLPLDLFPSGSLGSAQGLIGMGGSIGGFFSTGLIGAVLTKHHSYDGLFTAMSFLHPLAALLLVLLLPRAVAHFRTTHP; encoded by the coding sequence ATGAAAGGCCGCATACCCATCCGGTGGGTGATCGCGGTCATGCTGCTTTTGCTCTCCGTCCTGAACTACGTGGACCGTCAGGCGCTTTCGATCCTGGCGACCACCATCCAGAAAGAACTCCATCTTTCCGACAGCGACTACGCGCGCGTCGGCCAGGCCTTCCTCCTTTGCTACACCATCTCCTACTTCTTCGCCGGTCGGGTGGTGGACCGCCTGGGCGCGCGCGCCTCGGAGACGATCTTCGTCACCTGGTGGTCGGTGGCGAACATGCTGACGGCGCTTTCTTCCGGATTCCTTTCGATGGTCGGCTTCCGCAGCCTGCTGGGCATCGGCGAACCGGGCCACTATGCCGTCTCCGCAAAGGTGGTGGGCGCCTGGTTCCCACCGAAGGAGAAAGGCGTGGCCGCCGGGATGTACATGATGGGCGGGACGCTGGGGGCGGCCATCGCCGCGCCGCTGGTCGCATGGCTGGCGCTCCAATATGGCTGGCGCTCGGCATTCATCGTCACCGGTATGATGGGGTTGGTGGTGGCACCCCTCTGGTACTACTTCTACCGTTCTCCCGCCTCCCACCGGTGGGTGGGGGAAAAGGAGAAGGAATTGCTCACCTCCCACGGCCTCATGGAGACCGCGAAGGCAAAGGCTCCGCCGCTGCCGTTCGGGACGATCATCCTGTGGAAACCGCTCTGGCTGGTGATGGGGGTGCGGATGCTCACCGACCCCATCTGGTATTTCTACCTCGTCTGGTTCGCGAAGTATCTCCAGGAAAAGCGCGGCATGACCCTCGGTGAGGTTGGCGGCACGCTGTGGATCGTCTTCGTCGCGGCGGACATCGGCTGCCTGGCCGCAGGCTTCGCATCCGGCTATTTCATCCGTAAGGGGATCTCTCCGGTCAACGCACGGCTCCGCGTCATCTGTGCCACCGCATTGGTGATGGGCTTGAGCTTCGTCATCCCGCTGCTGCCCGGTGCCGGATGGGCCATCGCCTTCGCCAGCCTCTTCGCCGGATGTGTGATGATGTTCATGGCCAGTTGCGTGACCTTGCCGCTCGATCTGTTTCCGTCCGGCTCGCTTGGCTCCGCGCAGGGCCTCATCGGCATGGGTGGCAGCATCGGCGGATTCTTTTCCACCGGACTGATCGGTGCGGTGCTCACGAAGCACCATTCCTACGACGGCCTGTTCACGGCCATGAGCTTTCTACATCCGCTCGCCGCGCTCCTGCTCGTGCTGTTGCTCCCGCGTGCGGTCGCCCATTTCCGAACCACCCATCCATGA
- a CDS encoding mandelate racemase/muconate lactonizing enzyme family protein, with amino-acid sequence MNPSPTIITSISCWKVFVPFVHQVEWSAGTRPGITRLVVKVETADGTVGIGETICLLEFIEPVLRKTVIPLAIGEDACDIERLLRKTEGAGYYHHKRAVTMARAAVEMACWDIVGKQAGMPLHRLWGGKFRAQVPIIGYIQSADPAVAAREAADFVSRGFGTLKLKLGMGEALDIELVRAVRDGAGPTARIRGDANGAWTIGTAKRQLRKLEPFDLEYVEQPLPLEDLAGSAHLRKNTCIPIALDEAAYTLQDVHSIIAAEAADVVVIDPHEAGGLIQARKQAALCEAAGIPVTLHSGGECGVSMAAYLHFAASVPNLSLAIDTQYPNLSADIIPERHDWSSGWMEPIAGKPGLGVDLDEAAVARLQSDVIPNPYLDPRRPDWFGTKPAY; translated from the coding sequence ATGAATCCGTCACCCACCATCATCACCTCCATCTCCTGCTGGAAGGTCTTCGTCCCGTTCGTCCACCAGGTGGAATGGAGCGCGGGAACCCGGCCGGGGATCACGCGGCTGGTCGTGAAAGTGGAGACGGCGGATGGAACCGTCGGCATCGGCGAGACAATCTGCCTGCTGGAGTTCATCGAGCCGGTCCTGCGCAAGACGGTCATCCCGCTCGCCATCGGTGAGGATGCCTGCGACATCGAACGGCTGCTGAGGAAGACGGAAGGCGCGGGCTACTACCACCACAAGCGGGCGGTCACCATGGCCCGCGCCGCGGTGGAGATGGCCTGCTGGGACATCGTCGGCAAGCAGGCCGGGATGCCGCTGCACCGGCTGTGGGGCGGCAAGTTCCGCGCGCAGGTGCCCATCATCGGCTACATCCAGTCCGCCGATCCCGCCGTGGCGGCCAGAGAGGCGGCGGATTTCGTCAGCCGTGGGTTCGGCACGCTCAAGCTGAAGCTGGGGATGGGCGAAGCTCTCGACATCGAGCTGGTGCGGGCTGTGAGGGACGGAGCGGGACCGACCGCGAGGATCCGTGGCGATGCGAACGGGGCCTGGACCATCGGTACCGCGAAACGCCAGCTACGGAAGCTGGAACCCTTCGACCTCGAGTATGTCGAGCAGCCATTGCCGCTGGAGGATCTGGCAGGCAGCGCCCATCTGCGGAAGAACACCTGCATCCCCATCGCGCTGGATGAGGCTGCCTACACCCTGCAGGATGTCCATTCCATCATCGCTGCGGAGGCTGCGGATGTGGTGGTGATCGATCCCCACGAAGCGGGGGGGCTTATCCAGGCAAGGAAGCAGGCCGCCCTCTGTGAGGCGGCGGGCATCCCGGTGACCCTCCACAGCGGAGGAGAATGCGGCGTCTCGATGGCGGCCTACCTCCACTTCGCGGCGAGTGTGCCGAACCTCAGTCTGGCGATCGACACTCAGTATCCCAATCTCAGCGCCGACATCATCCCGGAACGCCACGACTGGTCATCCGGCTGGATGGAACCCATCGCCGGAAAGCCGGGCTTGGGAGTGGACTTGGACGAGGCCGCCGTCGCCAGGCTCCAGTCGGACGTCATCCCCAATCCGTATCTGGATCCCAGGCGGCCGGACTGGTTCGGCACGAAGCCCGCCTACTGA
- a CDS encoding DUF1592 domain-containing protein has product MHALKRISILLAGMSFLRAVAAEDAAVSYGRQVEAVLEAHCKECHSGKKAEAKVDLDSSLEALMADKDLWFRILDQLESGNMPPEDEEQPAAEKRQAVIGWIKGDFSRMHLEKQRSEGRSMLRRLSQNEYANTVQDLTGMRPTVGINLPEDNLMDGYDKVGGALGLSASGAAGYVTMTEAVLKWILRPLPQGEAPQSAEFDPARTRKAVAKPSEQSKGHILELPDGTMVSFNSDLTSGPVTYKGTERPGIHRMKISAYAYQTDKPLVVGIYAGHTSAYPQIVELVGIIEVPPGKPSVIETDVYLRTRDLNDKAPVGDGIRFVPFGLGVPVPKNHQASECKGPGLALQWVEVESPALPLPGDRWLTADFPPELDQLLRKPGDNTKLPPELKESFSAAMRKTFARIGTRLYRRDFTAGELDEVMSRLTAAVDAGMPVKRAFLDEVTLLMTSPDFLCLVEEPGKLSAHALASRLSYFLWGSTPDDELMEVTATGGILDPATLRRQTERMLEDPKAERFITDFAKQWLGLRAINDTSPDGNLYPEYGEFLKLSSVWETEGFLRRMLKENIGVKDLVAADWTMANGALATHYGIPGVEGAGLRLAKLPAGSPFGGIWTQSSVMKVTANGTVTSPVKRGRWLAERLLGTPIPPPPPGIKPVEPDVRGAKTLREQFAMHAEGRSCAACHARFDPYGFALESFDVMGNHRDHYRMVNRETLSISVRERKPEQLTWKDGLPVDSSGQTPDGKRFANIHELRTYLAHRPALLAKGVTRHLVTYATGAVPTPFDQPAIDGIVARAGKDGYGMRSLIHEVVQSELFQWK; this is encoded by the coding sequence ATGCACGCGCTGAAACGAATCTCCATCCTGCTCGCCGGCATGTCCTTTCTCCGCGCCGTGGCGGCGGAGGATGCAGCCGTGTCCTATGGCAGGCAGGTGGAAGCGGTGCTGGAAGCCCACTGCAAGGAATGCCATTCCGGAAAGAAGGCGGAGGCAAAGGTGGATCTGGACAGCAGCCTTGAAGCGCTGATGGCGGACAAGGATCTGTGGTTCCGGATCCTGGACCAACTGGAGTCTGGCAACATGCCGCCGGAGGATGAGGAACAGCCGGCGGCGGAAAAGAGGCAGGCGGTGATCGGCTGGATCAAGGGTGACTTCAGCCGCATGCATCTGGAAAAGCAGCGGAGCGAGGGCCGCAGCATGCTGCGGAGGCTTTCCCAAAACGAGTATGCCAACACGGTCCAGGATCTGACCGGCATGCGTCCCACGGTGGGCATCAACCTGCCGGAGGACAACCTGATGGACGGCTATGACAAGGTGGGCGGCGCGCTGGGACTTTCCGCCAGCGGCGCGGCGGGCTATGTCACCATGACGGAGGCGGTTTTGAAATGGATCCTCCGCCCCCTGCCGCAAGGGGAAGCCCCGCAGTCGGCGGAGTTCGATCCGGCGCGGACCCGGAAAGCCGTCGCGAAGCCCAGCGAGCAGTCGAAAGGCCACATCCTGGAACTTCCCGATGGGACGATGGTTTCCTTCAACTCCGATCTGACCTCCGGCCCGGTCACCTACAAGGGCACCGAGCGTCCGGGCATCCACCGGATGAAGATCTCCGCCTACGCCTACCAGACGGACAAGCCGCTGGTGGTGGGGATTTACGCCGGGCATACCAGCGCGTATCCGCAGATCGTCGAGCTGGTCGGCATCATCGAAGTGCCACCGGGAAAACCCTCCGTCATCGAAACGGATGTGTATCTGCGGACACGTGACCTGAATGACAAGGCCCCGGTGGGTGATGGCATCCGGTTCGTTCCCTTCGGACTCGGCGTGCCGGTCCCGAAGAACCACCAGGCCTCCGAGTGTAAGGGGCCCGGATTGGCGCTGCAATGGGTGGAGGTGGAATCCCCCGCCCTGCCCCTGCCCGGCGACCGCTGGCTGACGGCTGACTTTCCGCCGGAACTCGACCAGCTCCTGCGCAAGCCCGGCGACAACACGAAGCTGCCTCCGGAGCTGAAGGAGTCCTTCTCCGCCGCGATGCGCAAGACATTCGCAAGGATCGGCACACGGCTCTACCGCCGTGATTTCACCGCCGGAGAACTGGACGAGGTGATGTCACGGCTGACCGCCGCGGTGGATGCCGGCATGCCGGTGAAGCGGGCATTTCTGGACGAGGTGACCCTGCTCATGACCTCGCCGGATTTCCTCTGTCTGGTGGAGGAGCCAGGGAAACTCTCCGCACACGCGCTGGCCTCGAGGTTGTCCTATTTCCTGTGGGGATCCACGCCGGATGATGAACTGATGGAAGTGACAGCCACCGGCGGAATCTTGGATCCCGCCACCCTGAGGCGGCAGACGGAACGCATGCTGGAGGATCCGAAGGCGGAGCGTTTCATCACGGACTTCGCGAAGCAGTGGCTCGGCCTGCGTGCCATCAATGATACCTCACCCGACGGGAACCTTTATCCGGAGTATGGGGAATTCCTGAAGCTCTCCAGCGTGTGGGAGACGGAGGGATTCCTACGCCGCATGCTGAAGGAGAACATCGGCGTGAAGGATCTGGTCGCGGCGGACTGGACCATGGCGAACGGGGCGCTCGCCACGCACTATGGGATCCCCGGGGTGGAAGGCGCGGGCCTGCGGCTGGCAAAGTTGCCGGCGGGTTCCCCGTTCGGCGGGATCTGGACGCAGTCCTCTGTGATGAAGGTGACCGCCAACGGGACCGTAACCTCTCCGGTGAAACGGGGACGCTGGCTGGCGGAACGGCTGCTTGGCACGCCGATCCCTCCCCCGCCCCCGGGCATCAAGCCGGTGGAACCGGACGTCCGCGGGGCGAAGACGCTGCGGGAACAGTTCGCGATGCATGCTGAGGGACGTTCCTGCGCTGCCTGCCACGCACGGTTCGATCCCTACGGCTTCGCGCTGGAAAGCTTCGACGTGATGGGAAACCACCGCGATCACTACCGGATGGTGAACCGGGAAACATTGTCCATTTCCGTGCGGGAGCGGAAACCGGAGCAACTCACGTGGAAGGATGGACTGCCAGTGGACAGCTCAGGGCAGACGCCGGATGGCAAACGATTCGCGAATATCCATGAGTTACGCACCTATCTGGCCCACCGGCCCGCCTTGCTGGCCAAAGGAGTCACGAGGCACCTGGTTACCTACGCAACGGGCGCGGTGCCCACTCCGTTCGACCAACCCGCCATCGACGGGATTGTCGCCCGTGCCGGGAAGGATGGCTACGGGATGCGCTCGCTCATCCACGAAGTGGTGCAGAGCGAGCTGTTCCAGTGGAAGTGA
- a CDS encoding DUF1552 domain-containing protein: MQNPTTSRRNFIRTSSAFLALPWLETYGAPGGPPAPRRMVNVCTAFGLYGPSFFPKTAGRDYEPGEYLGILKDLRERFTVFSGISHPEIGGDHASEVCFLTSAKHPTSSGFRNTVSLDYLASRHVGSATRFPLLSLRTHDGGGGLTYTGTGAGVPPLDSPSRVFAKMFLAGQAKEVEAEVERLRQGRSVLDRMGDRFSSLKGKLSVRDQTQLNDYTDAVRDMEKQLQADEAWAVKPKPQISEAPPVDSNDRADSIGRARLLFNLTRLALQTDSTRVISIFIRGMDLKPPIDGVDEDHHGLSHHGKNPAKIEQLRIIERAEMQAFRDFLTSLRDTPEGGGSLLDSTQVLIGSNLGDASGHGTTNLPILLAGGGHRHGGHVAGDTERNTPLGNLFVTMLQEFGVETDRFGSSTGNMNGML; the protein is encoded by the coding sequence ATGCAAAACCCCACCACGTCCCGCCGGAATTTCATCAGGACATCCTCCGCCTTTCTCGCCCTGCCGTGGCTGGAGACCTACGGCGCCCCGGGAGGGCCGCCCGCACCACGCCGGATGGTGAATGTCTGCACCGCCTTCGGACTGTATGGGCCATCCTTTTTCCCAAAGACCGCAGGCAGGGACTACGAGCCGGGCGAATACCTGGGCATCCTCAAGGATCTCCGGGAGCGGTTCACGGTGTTCTCCGGGATTTCCCATCCCGAGATCGGCGGCGACCACGCATCGGAAGTGTGTTTCCTCACCAGCGCGAAGCACCCCACCTCCAGCGGTTTCCGGAACACGGTGTCGCTGGACTATCTGGCGTCCCGGCATGTGGGGAGCGCCACGCGCTTTCCTCTGCTGTCCCTGCGGACGCATGACGGCGGGGGCGGCCTTACCTACACCGGCACCGGCGCGGGAGTGCCTCCGCTGGACTCCCCTTCGCGGGTCTTTGCGAAAATGTTCCTCGCCGGACAGGCGAAGGAGGTGGAGGCGGAGGTGGAACGCCTTCGGCAGGGCCGAAGCGTGCTCGACCGGATGGGCGACCGCTTTTCCTCGCTGAAAGGAAAGCTCAGTGTGCGGGACCAGACCCAGCTCAATGACTACACGGATGCGGTGCGGGACATGGAGAAGCAGCTCCAGGCCGACGAGGCATGGGCCGTGAAGCCCAAACCACAGATCAGCGAGGCCCCACCCGTGGACAGCAATGACCGGGCGGACAGCATCGGCCGGGCGCGCTTGTTATTCAATCTCACACGACTCGCGCTGCAGACGGACTCCACGCGGGTGATCTCGATCTTCATCCGGGGGATGGATCTCAAGCCACCGATCGATGGTGTGGACGAGGACCATCACGGCCTGTCCCACCATGGGAAGAATCCTGCGAAGATCGAGCAACTGCGGATCATCGAGCGCGCGGAGATGCAAGCGTTCCGGGATTTCCTCACCTCGCTGCGGGATACCCCGGAAGGCGGCGGCAGTCTGCTGGATTCCACGCAGGTGCTCATCGGCAGCAATCTGGGGGACGCCAGCGGCCATGGCACCACCAACCTTCCCATCCTGCTGGCAGGTGGAGGGCACCGTCATGGCGGCCATGTCGCCGGAGACACGGAACGCAACACGCCGCTGGGCAACCTGTTCGTCACGATGCTGCAGGAGTTCGGCGTGGAGACGGATCGGTTCGGTTCCAGCACGGGCAATATGAACGGCATGCTCTGA
- a CDS encoding class I SAM-dependent rRNA methyltransferase, giving the protein MAGLIIAPRARIFHGHEWIYATEIKKAFGNPQPGDVITLKDFRDRPLGSAIYNPQSQIVARRFSRRKQDLDLDFFTRRIQQAIEHRQRRGIDDTLARLVWSESDGIPGLIVDRYGDHLSVQTLTLAMDQRKELIRDALLALLSPKSIVLRNDSPYRKAEGMEPGIEMLHGENPGPFQVRANDLTFEIDLFDGQKTGLYLDQLQSHAEVAKLAKGKRVLDCFTNQGGFALACAKAGAAKVTAVDVSASACEAARKNAEVNGVEIDVIEHNVFDFLKHAKPDYDLIILDPPSFTRNKKTLMDAMRGYKEIHLRSLKLLEKGGILSTFCCSHHASRELYLENIVDASIDAKKSLRLVAEHSQRADHPILLSIPETGYLKGFTAEVIASR; this is encoded by the coding sequence ATGGCAGGACTCATCATCGCACCGCGCGCCCGCATTTTCCACGGTCACGAGTGGATCTACGCCACCGAGATCAAGAAGGCATTCGGCAATCCGCAGCCCGGGGATGTGATCACGCTGAAGGATTTCCGCGACCGGCCGCTCGGCTCCGCCATCTACAATCCGCAATCCCAGATTGTCGCCCGCCGCTTTTCACGCCGGAAGCAGGACCTGGATCTGGATTTCTTCACCCGCCGCATCCAGCAGGCGATCGAGCACCGCCAGCGCCGTGGCATCGACGATACCCTCGCCCGTCTGGTCTGGAGCGAGTCCGACGGCATCCCCGGCCTGATCGTGGACCGCTACGGCGACCACCTCTCCGTCCAGACCCTGACGCTGGCCATGGATCAGAGGAAGGAACTCATCCGTGACGCCCTGCTCGCGCTGCTTTCCCCGAAGTCCATCGTCCTGCGGAACGACTCCCCCTACCGCAAGGCGGAGGGGATGGAGCCGGGCATCGAGATGCTCCACGGCGAAAACCCCGGACCGTTCCAAGTGCGGGCGAACGACCTGACTTTCGAGATCGACCTCTTCGACGGGCAGAAGACCGGCCTCTACCTCGACCAGCTCCAGTCCCACGCCGAGGTGGCGAAGCTGGCCAAGGGCAAGCGGGTGCTCGACTGCTTCACCAACCAGGGCGGATTCGCGCTCGCCTGTGCGAAGGCGGGAGCCGCGAAAGTCACCGCGGTGGATGTCTCCGCGAGCGCCTGTGAGGCCGCGAGGAAGAATGCGGAGGTCAACGGAGTGGAGATCGATGTCATCGAGCACAACGTCTTCGATTTCCTCAAGCACGCGAAACCGGACTACGATCTCATCATCCTGGATCCGCCGAGTTTCACCCGGAACAAGAAGACGCTCATGGATGCCATGCGCGGCTACAAGGAGATCCACCTGCGCTCGCTGAAGCTGCTGGAAAAGGGCGGCATCCTCTCCACCTTCTGCTGCTCCCACCACGCGTCGCGCGAGCTGTATCTGGAGAATATCGTGGATGCCTCCATCGATGCGAAGAAGTCCCTGCGCCTGGTCGCGGAGCACAGCCAGCGCGCGGACCATCCGATCCTGCTTTCCATCCCGGAGACGGGCTACCTGAAGGGCTTCACGGCCGAGGTGATCGCCAGCCGCTGA